Proteins encoded by one window of Phytohabitans houttuyneae:
- a CDS encoding ABC transporter ATP-binding protein yields the protein MIPVLHTQGLTKLYGQHPGLIEANLTIPAGRVVGLVGPNGAGKSTLLGLISGMHKPTHGTIHVLGNKPAANAHQLARVGFVAQDTPVYPTLTVADHLKLGAKLNKTWDHHLAQRRINQVGLNPNHKAGRLSGGQRAQLALALAAAKRPDLLIFDEPVAALDPLARRQFLQNLMEFVSELNVTVILSSHLLSDLERVCDYLILLAAAKVQLAGEVDDLLATHFRLTTTPTTSTTSHPNSTSSPPTTPTDTPPSSPDAPPPHPSPTPSTPNASTSKTWSSPT from the coding sequence ATGATCCCAGTCCTCCACACCCAAGGACTCACCAAACTCTACGGACAACACCCCGGCCTCATCGAGGCCAACCTCACCATCCCCGCCGGCCGCGTCGTCGGACTCGTCGGCCCCAACGGCGCCGGAAAATCCACCCTCCTCGGCCTCATCTCCGGCATGCACAAACCCACCCACGGCACCATCCACGTCCTCGGCAACAAACCCGCCGCCAACGCCCACCAACTCGCCCGCGTCGGCTTCGTCGCCCAAGACACCCCCGTCTACCCCACCCTCACCGTCGCCGACCACCTCAAACTCGGCGCCAAACTCAACAAAACCTGGGACCACCACCTCGCCCAACGCCGCATCAACCAAGTCGGCCTCAACCCCAACCACAAAGCCGGCCGACTCTCCGGCGGCCAACGCGCCCAACTCGCCCTCGCCCTCGCCGCCGCCAAACGACCCGACCTACTCATCTTCGACGAACCCGTCGCCGCCCTCGACCCCCTCGCCCGCCGACAATTCCTCCAAAACCTCATGGAATTCGTCAGCGAACTCAACGTCACCGTCATCCTCTCCTCACACCTACTCTCCGACCTCGAACGCGTCTGCGACTACCTCATCCTCCTCGCCGCCGCCAAAGTCCAACTCGCCGGCGAAGTCGACGACCTCCTCGCCACCCACTTCCGCCTCACCACCACCCCCACGACCTCCACCACCTCCCACCCCAACTCGACATCATCACCACCCACCACACCAACCGACACACCACCCTCATCGCCCGACGCACCACCACCACACCCATCCCCCACACCATCCACACCGAACGCATCGACCTCGAAGACATGGTCCTCGCCTACATGA
- a CDS encoding ABC transporter permease subunit — protein MTWLTWRQFRAQFFATVGLLVILTAYLIYLGTSMRSAYTSDIVGCLAANGCQLDDAKDRFIQDYRSLVTIPAIILIAVPAIIGVFWGTPLITRELETNTHRLVWNQSITRTHWLAVKLAVVGLTAIVTTAALSLLLTWAASRYDQTLGNRFDPLSFATRNVAPLGYITFAFVLGLTVGLLIRRTVPAMAATLLIVGVVQLLLPTITRPYLRPPATITVAYNQETRFNGGQLSVSPAEPLMITGYSIPGSLTLTERTPLLTSGGKQVSATDVQDCTNAPGQSEVTAASWDALEQCIGGKNLHFEIEAQTPDRYWPFQWTEFGAFLIMGFVLTGVAFWRIRQL, from the coding sequence ATGACCTGGCTAACCTGGCGGCAGTTCCGCGCCCAGTTCTTCGCGACCGTCGGGCTGCTGGTGATCCTCACGGCGTACCTGATCTACCTCGGCACCTCGATGCGCAGCGCCTACACCTCTGACATCGTCGGCTGCCTCGCCGCCAACGGCTGCCAGCTCGACGACGCCAAAGACCGCTTCATCCAGGACTACCGCAGCCTCGTCACCATCCCGGCCATCATCCTGATCGCGGTGCCCGCCATCATCGGCGTCTTCTGGGGCACGCCGCTCATCACCCGCGAGCTGGAGACGAACACCCACCGTCTGGTGTGGAACCAATCCATCACCCGCACGCACTGGCTCGCCGTCAAGCTCGCCGTCGTCGGCCTCACCGCGATCGTGACCACGGCCGCCTTGTCGCTGCTGCTGACGTGGGCCGCCAGCCGGTACGACCAGACCCTGGGCAACCGGTTCGACCCGCTCTCCTTCGCCACCCGAAACGTCGCACCACTCGGCTACATCACGTTCGCCTTCGTTCTCGGCCTCACCGTCGGCCTGCTCATCCGCCGCACGGTCCCGGCCATGGCCGCCACGCTCCTGATCGTCGGCGTCGTGCAGCTGCTCCTTCCGACGATCACCCGCCCGTACCTGCGCCCGCCGGCCACGATCACGGTGGCCTACAACCAGGAGACGCGGTTCAACGGTGGGCAGTTGAGCGTGAGCCCGGCCGAGCCGTTGATGATTACCGGCTACTCCATTCCGGGTTCGCTGACGCTCACCGAGCGCACGCCGCTGCTGACCTCGGGGGGCAAGCAGGTCAGCGCCACGGACGTGCAGGACTGCACGAACGCTCCCGGCCAGTCGGAGGTCACCGCCGCGTCATGGGACGCGCTGGAGCAGTGCATCGGCGGCAAAAACCTCCACTTCGAGATCGAGGCGCAGACTCCCGACCGGTACTGGCCGTTCCAGTGGACCGAGTTCGGTGCGTTCCTCATCATGGGGTTCGTGCTCACCGGCGTCGCGTTCTGGCGGATCCGGCAGCTGTAA
- a CDS encoding flavin reductase family protein yields the protein MDDLRERGEGLTMDVDFRDMMASFPTGVSVVTAQHANAAPWGMTCSALCSLSMNPSTLLVCLRTESPTLQAAVRSGGFAVNLLHGDAQGVASLFASGAPDRFDRVLWRPTLHTRSPALVEAAHAVADCVVERTHPAGDHVIVIGAVRSVERLRSDSALLYGFRQYGQWSSTAPAIA from the coding sequence ATGGACGATCTGCGGGAGCGCGGGGAAGGACTGACGATGGACGTCGACTTCCGCGACATGATGGCGTCGTTCCCAACCGGGGTTTCGGTTGTCACGGCCCAGCATGCAAACGCGGCGCCGTGGGGCATGACCTGCTCGGCGCTGTGCAGCCTCAGCATGAACCCGTCGACCCTGCTCGTGTGCCTGCGTACGGAGAGCCCGACGCTACAGGCCGCGGTCAGGAGCGGCGGGTTCGCCGTCAACCTGCTCCACGGTGACGCGCAGGGGGTCGCCTCGCTCTTCGCCTCGGGCGCACCGGACCGGTTCGACCGCGTGCTCTGGCGCCCGACGCTCCACACGCGCAGCCCCGCGCTGGTCGAGGCGGCTCACGCCGTCGCCGACTGCGTCGTCGAACGCACCCACCCCGCTGGCGATCATGTGATCGTCATCGGGGCGGTGCGGTCGGTCGAGCGGCTGCGCAGTGACAGCGCCCTGCTGTACGGCTTCCGGCAGTACGGCCAGTGGTCCAGCACCGCACCGGCCATCGCCTGA
- a CDS encoding tryptophan halogenase family protein yields the protein MANDPSTGQGTETAANDVVIVGGGTAGWMTAAYLTAAFGDRVKITLVESASVGTIGVGEATFSDIRHFFEFLGLAERDWMPACNATYKLAVRFQDWREPGHHFYHPFEQLRSVLGFPMTDWWLRYPTTSRFDVDCFVMASLCDAGRSPRYADGRLLEQEFVENEEIPSTIAEYQGAQFPYAYHFEAHLLAKFLTRYATQRGVRHIVDNVVDVALDERGWVSHIQTEENGQIDGGVFVDCTGFRALLLNKALGEPFESYQDTLPNDSAVALQVPMDMDRDPIRPCTTATAQDAGWIWTIPLISRIGTGYVYARDYLEPEEAERTLREFVGPAAKDATANHIRMRIGRSRRSWVNNCVAIGLSSGFVEPLESTGIFFIHYAIEQLVKYFPGLDWDPSLRTQYNNSMNHVMDGVREFLVLHYRAAKRQDNQYWRDTKTRVIPDSLAERLEMWGSKVPDASTVYSRYHGLPPYSYNCILLGMGGIDVKPSPALSLADEKAALAEFQLIAGKAKELVQKLPTQNEYFKRMRNEI from the coding sequence ATGGCGAACGACCCTTCGACCGGACAGGGCACCGAGACCGCCGCGAATGACGTCGTCATCGTCGGCGGCGGTACCGCCGGTTGGATGACTGCCGCATACCTGACAGCCGCGTTCGGCGACCGAGTCAAGATCACGCTGGTCGAGTCGGCGAGCGTCGGCACCATCGGCGTAGGCGAGGCCACCTTCAGCGACATCCGGCACTTCTTCGAGTTCCTCGGCCTGGCCGAGCGGGACTGGATGCCGGCGTGCAACGCGACGTACAAGCTCGCGGTCCGCTTCCAGGACTGGCGCGAGCCAGGTCATCACTTCTACCACCCGTTCGAGCAGCTGCGCTCGGTGCTGGGCTTCCCGATGACCGACTGGTGGCTGCGCTACCCGACGACCAGCCGCTTCGACGTCGACTGCTTCGTCATGGCCTCGCTCTGCGACGCCGGGCGCAGCCCGCGGTACGCCGACGGCCGCCTGCTGGAGCAGGAGTTCGTGGAGAACGAGGAGATCCCCTCCACGATCGCCGAGTACCAGGGTGCCCAGTTCCCGTACGCCTACCACTTCGAGGCGCACCTGCTCGCGAAGTTCCTCACGCGCTACGCCACGCAGCGCGGCGTGCGGCACATCGTCGACAACGTGGTGGACGTCGCGCTCGACGAGCGCGGCTGGGTCTCGCACATCCAGACCGAGGAAAACGGCCAGATCGACGGCGGCGTCTTCGTGGACTGCACCGGCTTCCGCGCGCTGCTGCTGAACAAGGCGCTCGGCGAGCCGTTCGAGTCCTACCAGGACACCCTGCCCAACGACAGCGCGGTCGCGCTGCAGGTGCCGATGGACATGGACCGTGACCCGATCCGGCCGTGCACCACCGCCACCGCACAGGACGCCGGCTGGATCTGGACGATCCCGCTGATCAGCCGGATCGGCACCGGGTACGTCTACGCGCGCGACTACCTCGAGCCCGAGGAGGCCGAGCGCACGCTGCGCGAGTTCGTCGGCCCGGCCGCGAAGGACGCCACCGCCAACCACATCAGGATGCGCATCGGCCGCAGCCGCCGCTCCTGGGTCAACAACTGCGTGGCGATCGGCCTGTCCAGCGGCTTCGTGGAGCCCTTGGAGTCCACCGGCATCTTCTTCATCCACTACGCGATCGAGCAGCTGGTGAAGTACTTCCCCGGCCTCGACTGGGACCCGTCGCTGCGCACCCAGTACAACAACTCGATGAACCACGTCATGGACGGCGTTCGCGAGTTCCTCGTGCTGCACTACCGCGCGGCGAAGCGGCAGGACAACCAGTACTGGCGTGACACGAAGACCCGCGTGATCCCGGACTCGCTGGCCGAGCGCCTGGAGATGTGGGGGAGCAAGGTGCCGGACGCCAGCACGGTGTACTCGCGGTACCACGGGCTGCCGCCCTACTCGTACAACTGCATCCTGCTCGGCATGGGTGGCATCGACGTGAAGCCGTCGCCGGCGCTCAGCCTGGCCGACGAGAAGGCCGCGCTGGCCGAGTTCCAGCTCATCGCCGGCAAGGCGAAGGAGCTTGTGCAGAAGCTGCCGACGCAGAACGAGTACTTCAAGAGGATGCGCAACGAGATCTGA